The proteins below are encoded in one region of Alistipes communis:
- a CDS encoding proton-conducting transporter transmembrane domain-containing protein encodes MLIATLILLTLTGAAIFAAPLRCKAWVALAFVVLFALGGTAAAVGALAGILPPAGLSLPTLLFGEESLRMDALSALFTLLVAAGSVAAALYAKGYVDRYLDRKPAAHISLHYFAFTLLSLSMTAVVTASGGYTFLFWWELMTLSSFVLILFDAERKEVLKAALTYLVMMHLGFFALLIGFVVLQAAEGSADFGALAGYFAAHRPLPLLLVFLAGFGMKAGLFPMHVWLPEAHPAAPSHVSALMSGVMIKTGVYGVLRTTMYLPVGETLATAGVILLGAGIVTGLWGVLLAAMQNDIKRLLAYSSIENVGIIFIAIGVALLGRSAGNDAVALCGMAGALLHTLNHSFFKSLLFFGAGNLYAEAHTTALDRFGGVARQMPVTAILFLVSTAAICALPPLNGFVSEFIIYTGMFRSIAEGQQVLLAAAGVTALALIGGLALFAFTKLYGIVFLGAPRTHEVAEMHEADNYRIAAMALPAAGILFIGLLPWTVLPLLTKVATTLLPGLGAGRQPAAELPLWAGLTQITLVATVLIAATVLLLVAKRRALRRRTVASGPTWGCGFTAVNTRMQYTGESFVEGLESIVHPFTEEVVEGKAVDKQEIFPSAHDFDIRRKDRVARLFSAWWVESLRLLNARVMRLRTGKINHYILFALLFIVLIFLCSILNLL; translated from the coding sequence ATGCTGATCGCCACACTTATCCTGCTGACCCTGACGGGCGCTGCAATTTTCGCCGCACCCCTGCGCTGCAAGGCGTGGGTCGCGCTGGCCTTCGTCGTCCTGTTCGCCCTCGGTGGCACCGCCGCGGCCGTCGGAGCGCTCGCCGGCATCCTGCCGCCGGCGGGGCTGTCGCTGCCCACGCTGCTCTTCGGCGAGGAGTCGCTGCGCATGGATGCGCTCTCGGCCCTCTTCACGCTGCTCGTCGCCGCAGGGTCGGTGGCCGCCGCACTCTACGCCAAGGGGTACGTCGACCGCTACCTCGACCGCAAACCTGCGGCGCACATCTCGCTGCACTACTTCGCCTTCACGCTGCTGTCGCTCTCGATGACGGCCGTCGTCACGGCCAGCGGCGGCTATACGTTCCTCTTCTGGTGGGAGCTGATGACCCTTTCGTCGTTCGTGCTCATCCTCTTCGACGCCGAACGCAAGGAGGTGCTCAAAGCCGCGCTGACCTATCTGGTGATGATGCACCTCGGCTTCTTCGCCCTGCTCATCGGCTTCGTGGTCCTGCAAGCCGCCGAGGGATCGGCCGATTTCGGCGCGCTGGCGGGCTACTTCGCCGCACACCGCCCGCTGCCGCTGCTGCTCGTCTTCCTCGCGGGCTTCGGCATGAAAGCCGGCCTCTTCCCCATGCACGTCTGGCTCCCCGAAGCGCACCCCGCCGCCCCGTCGCACGTCTCGGCACTGATGTCGGGCGTGATGATCAAGACGGGCGTCTACGGCGTACTGCGCACGACGATGTACCTTCCCGTCGGCGAAACGCTCGCCACGGCAGGCGTCATCCTGCTGGGAGCAGGCATCGTCACGGGACTGTGGGGCGTGCTGCTGGCCGCCATGCAGAACGACATCAAGCGGCTGCTGGCCTACTCCTCGATCGAAAACGTCGGGATCATCTTCATCGCCATCGGCGTAGCCCTGCTCGGACGCAGCGCAGGCAACGACGCGGTGGCCCTGTGCGGCATGGCCGGCGCGCTGCTGCACACCCTCAACCACTCGTTCTTCAAATCGCTGCTCTTCTTCGGCGCAGGCAACCTCTATGCCGAAGCGCATACCACCGCACTCGACCGCTTCGGCGGCGTGGCGCGCCAGATGCCCGTCACGGCGATCCTCTTCCTGGTCAGCACGGCGGCGATCTGCGCACTGCCTCCTCTGAACGGGTTCGTCTCGGAATTTATTATCTACACCGGCATGTTCCGCAGCATCGCCGAAGGGCAGCAAGTACTGTTGGCGGCAGCCGGCGTCACGGCGCTCGCCCTGATCGGCGGACTGGCTCTGTTCGCCTTCACCAAACTCTACGGCATCGTCTTCCTCGGTGCGCCCCGCACGCACGAGGTGGCCGAAATGCACGAAGCGGACAACTACCGCATCGCCGCCATGGCGCTGCCCGCCGCAGGCATCCTCTTCATCGGGCTGCTGCCGTGGACGGTACTGCCGCTGCTGACGAAGGTAGCCACGACGCTGCTGCCCGGCCTCGGCGCCGGCCGGCAACCGGCGGCCGAACTGCCGTTGTGGGCGGGCCTCACGCAGATCACGCTCGTCGCAACCGTGCTGATCGCCGCGACCGTGCTGCTGCTCGTCGCCAAACGGCGCGCCCTGCGCCGCCGCACCGTCGCGTCGGGGCCGACGTGGGGCTGCGGCTTCACAGCCGTCAACACCCGTATGCAGTACACGGGCGAATCGTTCGTCGAAGGGTTGGAAAGCATCGTCCACCCCTTCACCGAGGAGGTCGTCGAGGGCAAAGCGGTCGACAAGCAGGAGATCTTCCCCTCGGCGCACGACTTCGACATCCGCCGCAAAGACCGCGTCGCGCGGCTCTTCTCGGCATGGTGGGTCGAATCGCTCCGCCTGCTCAACGCCCGCGTCATGCGGCTGCGCACGGGCAAGATCAACCACTATATCCTCTTCGCGCTGCTCTTCATCGTGCTCATATTCCTATGTTCCATCCTCAACCTACTCTGA
- a CDS encoding chromate transporter gives MTSLSALFRSFFKIGLFTFGGGYAMIPLIEAEIINRRGWLARDEFMELLTLAQSSPGPIAINTSVFIGYKTRGVAGAAAAVCGAVLPSFICILVIAIFFAQVRHNVVVDAAFKGMRPAVVALIVVPTIALARGMHPALIVVAVATALAVWWFGLSPIWLIAAGAAAGILWTVKLGKEVRR, from the coding sequence ATGACCTCGCTATCCGCACTTTTCCGCTCGTTTTTCAAGATCGGACTCTTCACCTTCGGCGGCGGCTACGCCATGATCCCGCTCATCGAAGCGGAGATCATCAACCGCCGGGGCTGGCTGGCCCGCGACGAATTCATGGAGCTGCTGACGCTCGCGCAGTCGTCGCCCGGCCCCATCGCCATCAACACGTCGGTCTTCATCGGCTACAAGACACGCGGCGTCGCGGGAGCGGCCGCCGCCGTATGCGGCGCCGTGCTTCCGTCGTTCATCTGCATTCTGGTCATTGCGATCTTTTTCGCCCAGGTGCGCCACAACGTCGTCGTCGACGCTGCCTTCAAGGGGATGCGGCCGGCCGTCGTGGCGCTGATCGTCGTGCCGACGATCGCGCTGGCGCGCGGGATGCATCCGGCGCTGATCGTCGTGGCGGTCGCCACGGCGCTGGCCGTCTGGTGGTTCGGACTCTCGCCGATCTGGCTGATCGCAGCCGGTGCGGCGGCGGGCATTCTGTGGACGGTGAAACTCGGAAAGGAGGTGCGGCGATGA
- a CDS encoding proton-conducting transporter transmembrane domain-containing protein yields the protein MIALYFLLSALIALAAAFARQRRTVKRLGAAFYLVQLSLVAHIVAEGYGEVSSQFFRFDAAGTLFFALLTIVSAFVFVHSCVYLRDNPIKEYRLYFTLLMLLTTAITGVYFARNIAVTWIFLEATTLCAAGIVYHRRTAQALEATWKYIFVCSVGIATAYLGILLLSSLGDGSLRYEELARSVGGGNPLYLKIAFLLILCGYSCKMEIFPLYTIGVDANFAAPAPASALISTGLVNAGFLAVFRVYRIMEQTEAIGWVRNVLLLTGILSLAVGALFLRRTNNYKRFLSYSTVENMGIAAIGLGIGGIGVWAAVFHVVCHTLVKSSLFLQMAVVRRIYNGYRINRIGDYIRINPTGAVGLLVGMAVLLAFPPSPFFVSEVMLFRETIAGGRWWVAGTVLLLLCIVIYSVCYRIVKLCYQSNQDSLHPAPARNALSWAAFSLLAAAMVVGIWQPALLQQLIDQIVSL from the coding sequence ATGATCGCACTCTACTTTCTGCTCTCCGCACTGATCGCCCTGGCCGCGGCCTTCGCCCGGCAGCGCCGCACGGTCAAACGGCTGGGCGCCGCCTTCTACCTCGTCCAACTGTCGCTGGTCGCTCACATCGTCGCCGAAGGCTACGGCGAGGTATCGTCGCAGTTCTTCCGCTTCGACGCGGCAGGCACGCTCTTCTTCGCGCTGCTGACGATCGTCTCGGCCTTCGTCTTCGTCCACTCGTGCGTCTACCTGCGCGACAATCCGATCAAGGAGTATCGTCTCTACTTCACGCTGCTGATGCTGCTCACCACGGCCATCACGGGCGTATACTTCGCCCGCAACATCGCCGTGACGTGGATCTTCCTCGAAGCCACGACCCTCTGCGCCGCCGGCATCGTCTACCACCGCCGCACGGCGCAGGCGCTCGAAGCGACGTGGAAATACATCTTCGTCTGCTCGGTAGGCATCGCCACGGCCTATCTGGGCATCCTGCTGCTCTCGTCGCTGGGCGACGGTTCGCTGCGCTACGAGGAGCTGGCGCGCAGCGTCGGCGGCGGCAACCCGCTCTACCTGAAAATCGCCTTTCTGCTGATCCTCTGCGGTTACAGCTGCAAGATGGAGATTTTCCCGCTCTACACGATCGGCGTCGACGCCAATTTCGCCGCGCCGGCACCCGCCTCAGCGCTGATCTCGACGGGGCTGGTCAACGCCGGCTTTCTGGCCGTTTTCCGCGTCTATCGCATCATGGAGCAGACCGAAGCGATCGGCTGGGTACGCAACGTACTGCTGCTGACGGGCATTCTCTCGCTGGCCGTGGGCGCGCTGTTCCTGCGGCGCACGAACAACTACAAGCGCTTCCTCTCCTACTCCACGGTCGAGAACATGGGCATCGCCGCGATCGGACTGGGCATCGGCGGCATCGGCGTCTGGGCCGCGGTGTTCCACGTCGTCTGCCACACGCTAGTCAAGAGCAGCCTCTTCCTGCAAATGGCCGTCGTGCGGCGCATCTACAACGGCTACCGCATCAACCGCATCGGTGACTACATCCGCATCAACCCCACGGGAGCCGTGGGACTGCTCGTCGGCATGGCCGTGCTGCTGGCCTTTCCGCCCTCGCCGTTCTTCGTCTCGGAGGTGATGCTCTTCCGCGAAACGATCGCCGGCGGGCGGTGGTGGGTGGCCGGCACAGTGCTTCTGCTGCTCTGCATCGTCATCTACTCGGTCTGCTACCGCATCGTCAAACTCTGCTACCAGTCCAATCAGGACTCTCTGCACCCCGCTCCGGCGCGCAACGCCCTGTCGTGGGCGGCCTTCTCGCTGCTGGCGGCGGCGATGGTCGTCGGCATCTGGCAGCCCGCGCTGCTGCAACAACTCATCGATCAAATCGTCTCGCTATAA
- a CDS encoding NADH-quinone oxidoreductase subunit B family protein, with the protein MILPKFIVRRSHGRQYIPDLDAVCLTEKFRGRPELTEPSDDEQRAALTRAAAICPTQAIAAAPFTLDMGRCLFCGECARIAPRAIRFTNDYRIGSPTREGLRLTPGMDRVPFDPAAVREQIVTTFGRALKLRQVSAGGDASVEMELNATGNVNFDFGRYGVEFTASPRHADGIVLTGPVTANMAEALDICYDAVAEPKLLIVCGSEACSGGLYAASRAVDRSFFERRHVDLWLPGAPTHPMTFIDGIRTLLRKKQR; encoded by the coding sequence ATGATCCTTCCCAAATTCATCGTCCGGCGCAGCCACGGACGGCAATATATTCCCGATCTGGACGCGGTCTGTCTGACCGAAAAGTTCCGCGGCCGCCCCGAACTGACCGAGCCGTCCGACGACGAACAGCGTGCGGCGTTGACGCGCGCAGCGGCGATCTGCCCCACGCAGGCGATCGCCGCAGCCCCCTTCACGCTCGATATGGGGCGCTGCCTGTTCTGCGGCGAGTGCGCCCGCATCGCACCCCGCGCGATCCGTTTCACGAACGACTACCGCATCGGATCGCCCACGCGCGAAGGGCTCCGCCTCACACCGGGCATGGATCGGGTGCCCTTCGATCCCGCCGCCGTACGCGAGCAGATCGTGACGACCTTCGGCCGTGCGCTCAAACTGCGGCAGGTGTCGGCCGGCGGCGACGCATCGGTCGAAATGGAGCTCAACGCCACGGGCAACGTCAACTTCGACTTCGGCCGCTACGGCGTCGAATTCACCGCTTCGCCCCGCCATGCCGACGGCATCGTCCTCACCGGCCCCGTAACGGCGAACATGGCCGAAGCGCTCGACATCTGCTACGACGCCGTGGCCGAGCCCAAGTTACTGATCGTCTGCGGTTCGGAAGCCTGTTCGGGCGGCCTCTACGCCGCAAGCCGCGCCGTCGACCGCTCGTTCTTCGAGCGGCGGCACGTCGATCTGTGGCTGCCCGGCGCACCGACCCACCCAATGACCTTCATTGACGGCATACGCACCCTGCTCCGCAAAAAACAACGCTGA
- a CDS encoding 16S rRNA (uracil(1498)-N(3))-methyltransferase: MQLFYAPDLTTPRYTLGEEESKHCIRVLRLRRGDTLHLTDGRGTLYRCEIAEEDARRCTVRVVERFPDYERMPYRLTMAVAPTKNIERFEWFLEKATEVGVSEIVPLLCERSERRALKIERAERVVVSAMKQSLKAFCPALRPLTPLDDLLAEPFDGRRLIAHCDAPRMEKRHLFDTLRPHENLLVLIGPEGDFSPAEIDAALRAGFEEITLGRQRLRTETAAVVATVMAATRNHTPDQTA; encoded by the coding sequence ATGCAACTATTTTACGCACCCGACCTTACGACGCCCCGCTATACGTTGGGCGAAGAGGAGTCGAAGCATTGCATCCGCGTACTGCGGCTCCGACGGGGCGACACGCTCCATCTGACCGACGGGCGCGGAACGCTCTACCGGTGCGAAATCGCCGAGGAGGACGCCCGGCGCTGCACGGTGCGCGTCGTGGAGCGCTTCCCCGACTACGAACGGATGCCCTACCGCCTGACGATGGCCGTGGCGCCGACCAAGAATATCGAACGCTTCGAGTGGTTCCTCGAAAAGGCGACCGAGGTGGGCGTGAGCGAGATCGTCCCGCTCCTATGCGAACGTTCGGAGCGGCGTGCGCTCAAAATCGAACGTGCCGAGCGGGTCGTCGTTTCGGCCATGAAGCAGTCGCTCAAAGCTTTCTGTCCCGCGCTGCGTCCGCTCACCCCGCTGGACGACCTGCTCGCCGAGCCGTTCGACGGGCGGCGGCTGATCGCCCACTGCGACGCGCCCCGTATGGAAAAACGCCATCTGTTCGACACGCTCCGCCCGCACGAAAACCTGCTGGTGCTCATCGGCCCCGAAGGCGACTTCTCGCCCGCTGAAATCGATGCCGCGCTGAGGGCGGGCTTCGAGGAGATCACCCTCGGCCGGCAACGGCTGCGCACCGAAACGGCCGCCGTCGTGGCGACGGTCATGGCTGCCACACGCAATCACACACCCGACCAAACCGCATAA
- a CDS encoding M3 family metallopeptidase encodes MSLAACQKKKVETANPFFEEWTTPYGVPPFDRIRPEHFLPAFERGMSLHNAEIDAIVGTSDEPTFENTIAAYDASGRMLQRTSLIFEMLAASDATPEMQAVEQEAMPLLAAHADEIRMNERLFGRIKAVYDRREALPLTAEQRRLTEKLYRRFVRSGALLDEAGKRRLKEINGDLSRLSVKYGNNLLHENDAFGLELTADRLEGLPNAVREAAREKAQAAGLGDKSYLFTLHKPSMLPFLSYAKDRKLREELYTAYLDRCNHGDEYDNKALVNDYIRLRTEKAHLLGYDSYADYVTADQMAATPAAVYALLDEIWTPALDRAKEELAAMEEMLRADHPDATFEPWDWWYYAEKVRRRDYALDDEALRPYFTLENVQGGIFFLANRLYGITFRPIVAPLYNPDCLVYEVLDEDESHLGVLYFDYYVREGKSGGAWCGNFTEQYYENGERVAPVVGVVTNYARPTRSTPTLLNLDETKTLFHEFGHALHSLFRKVEYRGLADVEGDFVELPSQVMENWATEPEMLEQYALHYRTNDKIPESLVRKIRRSAQFNQGFEMTELLAAALSDMDIHSQREYAPFDVNAFEREALYAKRGLIPQIEPRYRYPYFSHIFDGGYSAGYYFYIWAQVLDKDAYEAFRQSGDIFNRKIARAFREKLLSRGGEADGMTLYRDFRGQDPDKAPLLKACGFWVEPESETDSLAVVRPAAERQLMPPANLLELRDKQENLK; translated from the coding sequence ATGTCGCTTGCCGCCTGTCAGAAAAAGAAGGTCGAAACGGCCAACCCCTTTTTCGAGGAGTGGACGACGCCCTACGGCGTACCGCCTTTCGACCGGATACGGCCCGAACATTTCCTGCCGGCCTTCGAGCGGGGGATGTCGCTCCATAACGCCGAGATCGACGCGATCGTCGGCACGTCGGACGAACCGACCTTCGAGAATACGATCGCGGCCTACGATGCCTCGGGGCGGATGTTGCAGCGCACGTCGCTGATCTTCGAGATGCTGGCCGCTTCGGACGCGACGCCCGAGATGCAGGCCGTCGAGCAGGAGGCGATGCCGCTGCTGGCGGCCCATGCCGACGAGATCCGCATGAACGAACGGCTGTTCGGGCGGATCAAGGCTGTCTACGACCGGCGCGAGGCGCTGCCGCTCACGGCCGAGCAGCGGCGGTTGACGGAGAAGCTCTACCGCCGGTTCGTCCGGTCGGGCGCCCTGCTGGACGAGGCGGGCAAGCGCCGGCTCAAAGAGATCAACGGCGACTTGTCGCGGCTGTCGGTGAAGTACGGCAACAACCTGCTCCACGAGAACGATGCGTTCGGGTTGGAGCTGACGGCCGACCGCTTGGAGGGGCTGCCCAACGCCGTGCGCGAAGCGGCGCGGGAGAAGGCGCAGGCTGCGGGACTCGGCGACAAATCCTATCTTTTCACGCTCCACAAACCCAGTATGCTGCCCTTCCTGAGCTATGCCAAGGACCGCAAACTGCGCGAGGAGCTCTACACCGCCTACCTCGACCGCTGCAACCATGGCGACGAATACGACAACAAGGCGCTGGTGAACGACTACATCCGTCTGCGCACCGAGAAGGCGCACCTGTTGGGGTACGACTCCTACGCCGACTACGTGACTGCCGACCAGATGGCCGCGACGCCCGCTGCGGTCTATGCGTTGCTGGACGAGATATGGACGCCGGCGCTCGATCGGGCGAAGGAGGAGCTGGCGGCTATGGAAGAGATGTTGCGCGCCGACCACCCCGATGCGACCTTCGAGCCGTGGGACTGGTGGTACTATGCCGAGAAGGTGCGCCGCCGCGACTACGCGCTCGACGACGAGGCGCTGCGCCCCTATTTCACGCTCGAAAACGTGCAGGGCGGCATCTTCTTTCTGGCCAACAGGCTCTACGGTATCACCTTCCGGCCGATCGTCGCACCGCTCTACAATCCCGACTGCCTGGTCTACGAAGTGCTCGACGAGGACGAGAGCCATTTGGGCGTACTCTACTTCGACTACTACGTGCGCGAGGGCAAGAGCGGCGGAGCGTGGTGCGGGAACTTTACCGAACAGTATTACGAGAACGGCGAGCGCGTGGCGCCCGTCGTAGGGGTGGTGACCAACTATGCCCGTCCGACCCGTTCGACGCCGACGCTGCTCAATCTCGACGAGACGAAGACCCTCTTCCATGAATTCGGCCATGCGCTGCACAGCCTGTTCCGCAAGGTGGAGTACCGCGGGCTGGCCGACGTCGAGGGCGATTTCGTGGAGCTGCCGTCGCAGGTGATGGAGAACTGGGCCACCGAACCCGAGATGCTGGAACAATATGCGCTGCACTACCGCACCAACGACAAGATTCCGGAATCGCTCGTGCGGAAGATCCGTCGCAGCGCGCAGTTCAACCAGGGATTCGAGATGACCGAGCTGCTGGCCGCCGCCCTGTCGGACATGGACATCCATTCGCAGCGGGAGTATGCGCCGTTCGACGTCAATGCCTTCGAACGCGAAGCGCTTTACGCGAAACGGGGGCTGATCCCGCAGATCGAACCGCGTTACCGCTACCCCTATTTCAGCCATATTTTCGACGGCGGCTATTCGGCGGGATACTATTTCTATATTTGGGCGCAGGTGCTCGACAAGGATGCCTACGAGGCGTTCCGTCAGAGCGGCGACATCTTCAACCGCAAGATCGCCCGCGCTTTTCGCGAGAAGCTGCTCAGCCGCGGCGGCGAGGCCGACGGCATGACGCTCTACCGCGATTTCCGCGGTCAGGATCCCGACAAGGCGCCGTTGTTGAAGGCCTGCGGATTCTGGGTGGAGCCGGAGTCCGAAACCGACTCGCTGGCGGTCGTCCGTCCGGCTGCGGAGCGGCAGCTCATGCCGCCGGCGAACCTGCTCGAATTGCGCGATAAGCAAGAAAACCTCAAATAA
- a CDS encoding chromate transporter, whose product MIYLQLFVSYLKIGFFGFGGGYAMLSLIQNEVVVQHAWMSNAEFADIVAVSQMTPGPIAINSATYVGYTVGCQAGTGCWCGILGSVIATFAVCLPSLTVMLLLTRFFLKLKGNRYIEGAMTGMKPVVIGMIAAAALLLIFPKTDEGASFIDGWSWLLFGICFAGSVRKLNPILLILFSAVAGIAIYYVPTVV is encoded by the coding sequence ATGATCTACCTGCAACTTTTCGTCAGCTACCTGAAAATCGGATTCTTCGGTTTCGGCGGAGGTTACGCGATGCTCTCGCTCATCCAGAACGAGGTGGTCGTACAGCATGCGTGGATGAGCAACGCCGAATTCGCCGACATCGTGGCCGTCTCGCAGATGACGCCCGGCCCCATTGCCATCAACTCGGCGACCTACGTCGGCTACACCGTCGGCTGCCAGGCCGGCACAGGATGCTGGTGCGGTATTCTGGGCTCGGTGATCGCCACCTTCGCGGTCTGTCTGCCTTCGCTGACGGTCATGCTGCTGCTGACACGCTTCTTTCTGAAACTCAAAGGGAACCGATATATCGAAGGGGCGATGACAGGCATGAAACCCGTCGTCATCGGCATGATCGCCGCGGCGGCGCTGCTGCTGATCTTCCCCAAGACGGACGAGGGGGCGAGTTTCATCGACGGATGGAGCTGGCTGCTCTTCGGCATCTGTTTCGCGGGATCGGTGCGCAAACTGAACCCGATCCTGCTGATCCTCTTCTCGGCCGTGGCGGGCATTGCGATCTACTACGTCCCGACCGTCGTCTGA
- a CDS encoding hydrogenase large subunit produces the protein MHYYVTDNRAACVPLNEIPTAGYAEFYEDLAERLADERYHIGHYFALPDGDVLRAYCLLLDDTEHRVLVASYAIGYYDTPLLPSLTARHPQVHPFEREITERYGVRFADMPWNKPLRFPFDRYDRSSSIDNYPFYTIEGASLHEVNVGPIHAGIIEPGAFRFICNGEQVLHLEIALGYQHRGVERTMTADDNVLRQTLVAESVAGDSAVAHATAYAQLREKLAGKEGAPTPLDRERAIALELERMAMHIADTGALCMDVGYQLGQVACEALRTVTINTTQAWCGNRFGKGLIRPFGTNHPLTDTTIDLVRRNIADVRRRYDEVRHDIKSSPSLLSRFEQCGIVPRSEMTRIGGVGPAARASGVGRDLRTSHPWGVYGIEIAHEPFVKQQGDVMARLMMRCRETLQSADYVLRLLDACDPAAPLPSPDYAPAARPDALAFGLVEGWRGEICHVTLTDAQGALRGYKIKDPSLHNWLALALAVRGEGISDFPICNKSFNLSYCGHDL, from the coding sequence ATGCACTACTACGTCACAGACAACCGCGCGGCGTGCGTGCCGCTGAACGAGATTCCCACCGCAGGCTATGCCGAGTTCTACGAAGACCTCGCCGAGCGCCTCGCCGACGAACGCTACCACATCGGCCACTATTTCGCGCTGCCCGACGGCGACGTGCTGCGGGCCTACTGTCTCCTGCTCGACGACACGGAGCATCGCGTGCTCGTCGCATCCTATGCGATCGGCTACTACGACACACCGCTGCTACCCTCGCTCACGGCGCGGCACCCGCAGGTGCACCCCTTCGAGCGCGAGATCACCGAACGCTACGGCGTGCGCTTCGCCGACATGCCGTGGAACAAACCTTTGCGCTTTCCCTTCGACCGCTACGACCGCAGTAGTTCGATCGACAACTACCCCTTCTACACGATCGAAGGGGCCTCGCTGCACGAGGTCAACGTCGGGCCGATCCACGCCGGCATCATCGAGCCGGGCGCCTTCCGCTTCATCTGCAACGGCGAACAGGTGCTCCATCTCGAAATCGCGCTGGGCTACCAGCACCGCGGCGTGGAGCGGACCATGACGGCCGACGACAACGTGCTGCGCCAGACGCTCGTGGCCGAGAGCGTCGCGGGCGACAGCGCCGTGGCGCACGCCACGGCCTACGCGCAGCTGCGCGAGAAACTGGCCGGAAAGGAGGGCGCACCAACGCCGCTCGACCGCGAACGAGCCATCGCGCTCGAACTCGAACGCATGGCCATGCACATCGCCGACACGGGAGCGCTCTGCATGGACGTGGGTTACCAGCTGGGACAGGTCGCCTGCGAGGCGCTGCGCACCGTGACGATCAACACCACGCAGGCGTGGTGCGGCAACCGTTTCGGCAAGGGGCTGATCCGCCCCTTCGGCACGAACCATCCGCTCACGGACACGACGATCGACCTCGTACGACGCAACATCGCCGACGTGCGGCGCCGTTACGACGAGGTGCGGCACGACATCAAGTCGTCGCCGTCGCTGCTCTCCCGTTTCGAGCAGTGCGGCATCGTCCCGCGCAGCGAGATGACACGCATCGGCGGCGTAGGTCCCGCCGCACGCGCGTCGGGCGTCGGCCGCGACCTCCGCACGTCGCATCCGTGGGGTGTCTACGGCATAGAGATCGCCCACGAGCCCTTCGTCAAACAGCAGGGCGACGTCATGGCACGGCTCATGATGCGCTGCCGCGAGACGCTCCAATCGGCCGACTACGTCCTGCGGCTGCTCGACGCCTGCGATCCGGCGGCGCCGCTCCCCTCGCCCGACTACGCGCCGGCCGCAAGGCCCGATGCGCTGGCCTTCGGGCTGGTCGAAGGCTGGCGCGGCGAAATCTGCCACGTGACGCTGACCGACGCGCAGGGCGCCCTGCGCGGCTACAAGATCAAGGACCCGAGCCTCCACAACTGGCTGGCGCTGGCGCTGGCCGTGCGCGGCGAGGGCATCTCGGATTTCCCGATCTGCAACAAGAGTTTCAACCTCTCCTACTGCGGACACGACCTGTAA
- a CDS encoding respiratory chain complex I subunit 1 family protein: protein MTTLLNILLLVAVALSITGVVNRTRARLAGRRGPRFTQHLHNTALLLRKGAVYSTTTSALFCTAPALYLAAAVTALLFIPVGDLPPVVSFPGDLVCFIYLLALSRAALILAAMDTGSSFEGMGASREALYGALVEPALLLTTATLALMTGHTSFAAIFSAATPVEVRFTIILLLLGYLLTKIFIVEQGRIPVDDPRTHLELTMIHEVMCLDYCGIDLAFIQIAGWLKGAALAVLAADTLLLGGALHWWWAAPLAVLLPGLAVGVVESTQARNKLSRNATFLLTIAALAALIFFVALLLHLNIDIR from the coding sequence ATGACGACGCTGTTGAATATCCTGCTGCTCGTCGCCGTCGCCCTGTCGATCACGGGCGTCGTCAACCGCACGCGCGCACGGCTGGCGGGCCGCCGCGGCCCGCGCTTCACGCAGCACCTCCACAATACGGCCCTGCTGCTGCGCAAGGGGGCCGTCTACTCGACCACGACCTCGGCGCTCTTCTGCACGGCACCGGCCCTCTACCTCGCGGCGGCCGTCACGGCGCTGCTCTTCATCCCGGTAGGCGACCTGCCGCCCGTCGTCTCGTTCCCTGGCGATCTGGTCTGCTTCATCTACCTGCTCGCACTGAGCCGCGCGGCGCTCATCCTGGCGGCCATGGACACGGGCAGTTCGTTCGAGGGCATGGGTGCCAGTCGCGAAGCGCTCTACGGCGCGCTGGTCGAACCCGCGCTGCTGCTCACCACAGCCACGCTGGCGCTCATGACGGGACATACCTCCTTCGCGGCGATCTTCTCGGCTGCGACGCCCGTCGAAGTGCGTTTCACGATCATCCTGTTGCTGCTGGGTTACCTGCTGACCAAAATCTTCATCGTCGAGCAGGGGCGCATTCCGGTCGACGATCCGCGCACGCACCTCGAACTGACGATGATCCACGAAGTGATGTGCCTCGACTACTGCGGCATCGACCTGGCCTTCATCCAGATCGCCGGCTGGCTCAAAGGCGCCGCGCTGGCCGTGCTGGCCGCCGACACGCTGCTGCTGGGCGGCGCGCTGCACTGGTGGTGGGCCGCACCGCTGGCCGTGCTGCTGCCGGGCCTGGCCGTCGGCGTCGTCGAATCGACGCAGGCGCGCAACAAACTCTCGCGCAACGCAACCTTTCTGCTCACCATCGCCGCACTCGCCGCGCTGATCTTCTTCGTGGCGCTGCTGCTGCACCTCAATATCGATATCCGATGA